A single Lolium perenne isolate Kyuss_39 chromosome 6, Kyuss_2.0, whole genome shotgun sequence DNA region contains:
- the LOC127306202 gene encoding MACPF domain-containing protein At1g14780 — protein sequence MAVAAAEKAVRCLGLGFDMTCDLRLKFCKDSGGSVVARSSGETAPVSVPGVGVVRDMPADVKCGKGDRVRFKSDALEFNKMSEVFNQRSSVEGKIPSGQFNACFDLDSGSWAQDASSTKCLAMDGYFISLFDLRLDRRQLALAGHVLDDVPAAWDPAAIASFIEKYGTHVIVGLSMGGQDVVYVRQDASSPLSPSEIRGHLDKLGDQLFSGACAVPPPHSKSKSKLKMPEAFNVFDAQVAQQRLQGITTLVSSKEGVTVIYSKRGGNTMVSSHSEWLLTVPAAPDVINVKLVPITSLLRGVAGTGFLSHAINLYLRYKPPVADLRYFLDFQHHRMWAPVLGELPLGPCSNRQGSSPSLHFSLLGSKLYVSSSQVTVPMLPLTGMRLHLEGKKNNRLGIHVEHLSATPTFIAAVQRSSNRPPSWRGSETVSDDDHRYYEPVLWRMYAHVCTAPVKYDRRWHQSEHRRAATAAAAYIVTGAQLHVKAHDSTTVLHLRLLYSEVPGYAVVQSRWTRSTARTSGKSSSFLSMPFSGSSSSSGSGSGGVKEGRKQPGPPPVVLNINSGLFVGAPPVPVGAQKLLKFVDTSQVTMGPQDSPGYWLITGARLDVDKGKISLHVKFSLLAPAS from the exons ATggccgtggcggcggcggagaaggcggtgCGTTGCCTCGGGCTCGGCTTCGACATGACGTGCGACCTGAGGCTCAAGTTCTGCAAGGACTCCGGCGGCAGCGTGGTGGCCAGGAGCTCCGGCGAGACGGCGCCTGTGTCCGTGCCAGGGGTCGGCGTGGTCCGCGACATGCCCGCCGACGTCAAGTGCGGCAAGGGCGACCGCGTCCGGTTCAAGTCCGACGCGCTCGAGTTCAACAAG ATGTCGGAGGTGTTCAACCAGCGGAGCTCGGTGGAAGGGAAAATCCCGTCGGGGCAGTTCAACGCGTGCTTCGACCTGGACAGCGGCTCCTGGGCGCAGGACGCGTCGTCCACGAAATGCCTGGCCATGGACGGCTACTTCATCTCCCTCTTCGACCTCCGCCTCGACCGCCGCCAGCTCGCCCTCGCCGGACACGTCCTCGACGACGTCCCCGCCGCGTGGGaccccgccgccatcgcgag CTTCATCGAGAAGTACGGGACGCATGTGATCGTGGGGCTGAGCATGGGCGGGCAGGACGTGGTGTACGTGAGGCAGGACGCGTCGTCACCGCTGTCGCCGTCGGAGATCAGGGGGCACCTCGACAAGCTCGGCGACCAGCTCTTCAGCGGCGCCTGCGCCGTGCCGCCTCCCCACAGCAAGTCCAAATCGAAGCTCAAG ATGCCGGAGGCGTTCAACGTGTTCGACGCGCAGGTGGCGCAGCAGCGGCTGCAAGGGATCACAACCCTCGTCTCATCCAAGGAG GGAGTGACGGTGATCTACTCGAAGCGCGGAGGGAACACGATGGTGAGCAGCCACTCGGAGTGGCTCCTCACGGTGCCGGCGGCGCCCGACGTGATCAACGTCAAGCTCGTGCCCATTACCTCCCTGCTCCGTGGCGTCGCCGGCACCGGGTTCCTCTCCCACGCAATCAACCTCTACCTCAGAT ATAAGCCTCCCGTGGCTGACCTGCGCTACTTCCTGGATTTCCAGCATCACAGAATGTGGGCCCCCGTGCTCGGCGAGCTGCCACTCGGCCCATGCTCCAACCGACAGGGCTCCAGCCCGTCCCTGCATTTCAGCCTGCTTGGCTCCAAGCTCTATGTCAGCTCCAGTCAG GTGACTGTGCCGATGTTGCCGCTCACGGGGATGAGGCTGCACCTCGAGGGCAAGAAAAACAACCG GCTAGGCATCCACGTGGAGCACCTGTCGGCCACCCCTACGTTCATCGCCGCCGTCCAGCGATCCAGCAACAGGCCGCCGTCGTGGCGAGGCTCCGAGACGGTCTCCGACGACGACCACCGATACTACGAACCGGTGCTGTGGCGGATGTACGCGCACGTATGCACCGCGCCCGTCAAGTACGACCGCCGGTGGCACCAGTCCGAGCACCGCCGTGCCGCCACGGCCGCCGCAGCGTACATCGTCACCGGCGCGCAGCTGCACGTCAAGGCGCACGACTCCACCACCGTGTTGCACCTTAGGCTGCTCTACTCCGAGGTCCCCGGCTACGCCGTCGTGCAGTCCAGGTGGACGCGCAGCACCGCGAGGACGTCGGGCAagtcgtccagcttcttgtccatgcCATTCTCTGGGTCTTCTTCGTCGTCGGGCTCAGGCAGCGGTGGCGTCAAGGAGGGGCGAAAGCAGCCAGGTCCGCCGCCGGTGGTGCTCAACATAAACTCCGGCCTGTTCGTCGGCGCGCCGCCCGTGCCCGTGGGTGCGCAGAAGCTACTTAAGTTCGTGGACACGTCGCAGGTGACCATGGGCCCGCAGGACAGCCCCGGGTACTGGCTCATCACCGGAGCGAGGCTAGACGTCGACAAGGGCAAGATCTCCCTGCACGTCAAGTTCTCCCTGCTCGCCCCGGCCTCTTGA
- the LOC127306200 gene encoding dihydropyrimidine dehydrogenase (NADP(+)), chloroplastic gives MESLTLRASPSTASPLLLRHPGRRAASRVRASAASNGTGAGEPDLSVTVNGLKMPNPFVIGSGPPGTNYTVMKRAFDEGWGGVIAKTVSLDAGKVINVTPRYARLRADPNGSAKSPIIGWQNIELISDRPLETMLNEFKQLKKEYPDRILIGSIMEEYNKAAWHELIERVEESGVDALEINFSCPHGMPERKMGAAVGQDCGLLEEVSGWINEKATVPVWAKMTPNITDITEPSRIALKSGCEGVSAINTIMSVMGIDLKTLRPEPCVEGYSTPGGYSARAVHPIALAKVMQIARLIKAEFSDGQSLSAIGGVETGNDAAEFILLGADTVQVCTGVMMHGYPLVKKLCAELQDFMRAHNFSSIDEFRGASLPYFTTHTDLVQRQKEAIKQRKAVRLGLQSDKDWTGDGFVKETESMVSN, from the exons ATGGAGTCGCTGACGCTGCGCGCATCGCCGTCGACCGCctcgccgctgctgctccgccacCCGGGCCGGCGGGCGGCGTCGCGCGTCCGCGCCTCTGCCGCATCCAACGGCACCGGCGCCGGCGAGCCGGACCTGTCCGTGACCGTGAACGGGCTCAAGATGCCCAACCCGTTCGTGATCGGCTCGGGGCCGCCCGGCACCAACTACACCGTCATGAAGCGCGCCTTCGACGAGGGGTGGGGCGGCGTCATCGCCAAGACC GTGTCCTTGGATGCTGGAAAGGTTATCAACGTAACTCCTCGCTACGCCCGACTCAGGGCAGACCCTAATGGATCTGCCAAGAGTCCTATTATTGGATGGCAGAATATTGAACTCATCAGTGATCGGCCTCTGGAGACAATGCTTAATGAGTTCAAGCAACTGAAGAAAGAATATCCTGATAGGATACTCATTGGCTCAATAATGGAGGAGTACAACAAAGCTGCATGGCATGAGCTCATTGAGCGCGTTGAGGAATCTGGAGTG GACGCTCTTGAGATAAATTTCTCATGCCCACATGGCATGCCTGAGCGAAAGATGGGTGCCGCTGTTGGACAGGACTGTGGCTTGTTAGAGGAGGTTTCTGGTTGGATAAATGAGAAGGCCACTGTGCCTGTTTGGGCTAAGATGACTCCTAACATTACAGATATTACAGAG CCTTCAAGAATTGCTCTGAAATCAGGATGTGAAGGAGTTTCAGCTATCAACACAATTATGAGTGTGATGGGAATTGACCTCAAAACTTTGCGCCCAGAACCATGTGTGGAGGG GTATTCCACACCTGGGGGCTACTCTGCGAGAGCTGTGCACCCTATAGCACTTGCTAAAGTCATGCAGATAGCAAGGCTGATAAAAGCAGAATTTTCTGATGGACAGTCCCTCTCCGCCATTGGCGGTGTTGAAACTGGCAATGATGCTGCTGAGTTTATTCTGCTTGGTGCAGATACCGTACAG GTATGTACAGGTGTAATGATGCATGGTTATCCCCTTGTCAAGAAGCTATGTGCAGAGTTGCAGGATTTTATGAGAGCGCACAACTTTTCATCTATTGATGAATTCCGGGG GGCGTCTCTTCCATACTTCACCACGCACACCGACCTGGTACAGAGGCAGAAGGAGGCGATCAAGCAGCGGAAGGCCGTCAGGCTGGGGCTGCAGTCAGACAAGGACTGGACAGGCGACGGTTTCGTCAAGGAGACCGAGAGCATGGTCTCCAACTGA